One genomic segment of Cinclus cinclus chromosome 33, bCinCin1.1, whole genome shotgun sequence includes these proteins:
- the HDAC6 gene encoding histone deacetylase 6 isoform X3: MGVVGGRGSRQRAWVGWAWLKGLLWDGRVLRARRGLKFFPEMGVDERGLRAGRGLRVSPGGRGPVGVSDAGPAQGRAGRRLPQQGALFQARRRGRARGRRAGLEAELQQLDLGAEAAAPTGTGLVSDGGNRAERGDSRPPWDLVLEGLVQRCVPVQCRPATDEELLLVHSPSFVAQLESPDSPPQGGSGPRWAVGAALALLEQVLGGTLRNGVALMSPQDPQDPPEPTAVAARVAQKHLGVQRVLIVDWSPQPGRSLPRLFQEDPSVLYFGAQRGREPPPSTGHGPGEGFSVELRWEQPGVTDGDYAAAAFHVLLPIAFQFQPELVLVEASLEDLGGSLGVSPSGFSLLTHLLSALGRGRLLLLLQGGPDLGASPGGVGAVLRTLLGDPGDPPGPITPTPSGLASIARTLSVHQQYWGCLQSIEVEEEEEEEEEEKEEEEGEAEAGEEEEEDEEEKEELEGDGPPPETPPEPPPRARVGLVYDPRMEEHRNTWDSHHPECPQRLARVLQRLQELGLAQRCLRVPARLASPQQLRACHTRAHVRALSRTPVLSPRELRALSQRYNSVYLCPKSYTCARLAAGGACSAVGAVLGGQVRSALAVLRPPGHHARPSSAGGFCLFNNVGVAARHAQSLAGSPLRVLILDWDVHHGNGTQEIFEEDPSVLYMSLHRHDGSFFPGGAGGSPRRRGRGPGTGFTLNVGWGGPRVGDPEYLAALTRLLLPVACQFGPELVLVSAGFDAGRGDPLGGCLVSPQTFGLMTHLLGGLAGGRLVLVLEGGYNLAVTAEGVGQCLGVLLGDPPTLPPPGTPQPAALRALSRTLRAQRGSWSCLQLPHAEPPQESPKEGAGSDDVTSTTGDVTGSADLDSAIHRLGALQLGDAPGAEPPPGPAPTAAAAAAPCWEEEEELEEGALYAVTPLLECPHLGAVAPPPPGGALGTVLPPPCGTCGSRRENWLCLSCHQVQCGRYVGGHMVEHGDASGHPLVLSLRDLAAWCYPCGGYVTHPVLLPTKTFIYRLKFGSDPPTSSF; this comes from the exons ATGGGTGTGGTCGGTGGGCGAGGCTCACGCCAGAGGGCTTGGGTTGGGTGGGCGTGGCTTAAAGGGTTATTGTGGGATGGGCGTGTTTTGCGGGCTAGGCGTGGCCTAAAGTTTTTTCCCGAAATGGGCGTGGACGAAAGGGGTTTGCGTGCTGGGCGTGGCCTAAGGGTTTCACCGGGTGGGCGTGGCCCTGTGGGCGTGTCTGACGCAGGCCCCGCCCAGGGCCGCGCTGGGCGGCGGCTCCCCCAGCAGGGGGCGCTGTTCCAGGCGCGGAGGCGCGGGCGCGCACGGGGCCGGAGGGCGGGGCTGGAGGCGGAGCTTCAGCAGCTG GATTTGGGGGCAGAGGCCGCAGCTCCCACTGGGACAGGACTGGTCAGTGATGGAGGGAACAGAGCCGAGCGTGGGGACAGCCG ccccccatGGGATCTGGTGCTGGAGGGGCTGGTCCAGCGCTGCGTCCCTGTGCAG TGCCGCCCAGCCACTGacgaggagctgctgctggtgcacaG CCCCTCATTTGTGGCACAGCTGGAGTCCCCTGACAGCCCCCCACAG GGGGGGTCGGGACCCCGCTGGGCCGTGGGGGCAGcgctggcactgctggagcaggtgCTAGGGGGGACCCTGCGCAATGGGGTGGCCCTGATGAG cccccaggacccccaggacccccctgAGCCCACGGCCGTGGCTGCCCGGGTGGCCCAGAAACATCTGGGGGTGCAGCG tGTCCTGATTGTGGATTGGAGCCCCCAGCCTGGCCGGAGCCTCCCCCGGCTGTTCCAGGAAGATCCCAG CGTTCTGTACTTTGGGGcgcagcggggccgggagccCCCCCCGAGCACCGGGCACGGCCCTGGAGAGGGGTTCAGCGTGGAGCTGCGCTGGGAGCAG CCTGGTGTCACTGATGGTGATTACGCCGCCGCCGCCTTCCACGTCCTTCTGCCCATCGCCTtccag TTCCAGCCCGAGCTCGTCCTGGTCGAGGCTTCgctggaggatttgggg gggtccctgggggtcTCCCCTTCCGGGTTCTCTCTCCTGACCCACCTGCTCTCGGCCCTGGGGAGGGgacggctgctgctgctgctgcag GGGGGGCCGGATTTGGGGGCATCCCCGGGGGGGGTGGGGGCCGTCCTGCGGACCCTGCTGGGGGACCCTGGGGACCCCCCCGGGCCCATCACCCCCACCCCCAG CGGCCTGGCCAGCATTGCCCGCACCCTGAGCGTCCACCAGCAGTACTGGGGCTGCCTGCAGAGCATCG AGgtcgaggaggaggaggaagaggaggaggaagagaaggaggaggaggaaggagaggcagaagcaggggaggaagaagaagaggatgaggaggaaaaggaggagctggagggggaTGGGCCCCCCCCAGAGACCCCCCCGGAGCCACCACCTAGAGCCCGAGTGGGGCTGGTCTATGACCCACGGATGGAGGAGCACAggaacacctgggacag CCACCACCCCGAGTGCCCGCAGCGCCTGGCGCGGGTGCTGCAGcgcctgcaggagctggggctcgCCCAGCGCTGCCTCCGGGTGCCCGCCCGGCTCGCCAGCCCCCAGCAGCTCCGAGCCTGCCACAC ccgtgcccacGTGCGGGCTCTGTCCCGGACCCCGGTGCTGTCCCCACGGGAGCTGCGGGCGCTGTCCCAGCGCTACAACAGCGTTTACCTGTGCCCGAAATCCTACACCTGTGCCCGCCTGGCCGCGGGCGGggcctgctctgctgtgggggcCGTGCTGGGGGGCCAG GTGCGCTCGGCTCTGGCCGTTCTGCGCCCCCCCGGCCACCACGCCCGCCCGAGCTCTGCCGGGGGCTTCTGCCTCTTCAACAACGTGGGGGTGGCTGCACGCCATGCCCAGAGCCTGGCGGGGTCCCCCCTCAG gGTGCTGATCCTGGACTGGGACGTTCACCACGGCAATGGTACCCAGGAGATCTTCGAGGAGGACCCCag TGTCCTGTACATGTCCCTGCACCGCCATGATGGCTCCTTCTTCCCGGGGGGGGCCGGGGGGTCCCCGCGGCGCCGGGGGAGGGGTCCCGGCACCGGCTTCACCCTGAACGTGGGCTGGGGGGGGCCCCGCGTGGGGGACCCCGAGTACCTGGCAGCCCTGACCCGACTGCTGCTGCCCGTGGCCTGCCAG TTTGGGCCGGAGCTGGTGCTGGTGTCGGCCGGGTTCGACGCGGGTCGGGGGGACCCCCTGGGGGGGTGCCTGGTCTCCCCCCAGACCTTCGGCCTCATGACCCATCTGCTGGGGGGGCTGGCGGGGGGGCGGCTCGTGCTCGTGCTCGAG GGCGGGTACAACCTGGCGGTGACGGCCGAGGGGGTggggcagtgcctgggggtccTGCTCGGGGACCCCCCCACGCTGcccccccccgggaccccccagcCCGCGGCACTCCGGGCCCTGAGCCGCACCCTGCGAGCCCAGCggggctcctggagctgcctgcagctgcctcacg cTGAGCCCCCACAGGAGTCTCCCAAAGAGGGGGCGGGCAGCGATGACGTCACATCCACCACCGGTGACGTCACAGGGTCAGCCGACTTGGACTCCGCCATTCACCGCTTGGGGGCGCTGCAGCTCGGGGACGCCCCGGGGGCGGAGCCTCCACCAGGCCCCGCCCCCACAGCAGCGGCCGCGGCCGCCCcctgctgggaggaggaggaggagctggaggag GGGGCGCTGTACGCCGTGACACCTCTCCTGGAGTGTCCCCACCTGGGGGCTGtggccccgcccccccccgggGGGGCCCTCGGGACCGTCCTGCCCCCCCCCTGCGGGACCTGCGGGAGCCGCCGTGAGAACTGGCTGTGCCTGAGCTGCCACCAg GTGCAGTGTGGGCGCTATGTTGGGGGGCACATGGTGGAACACGGCGACGCCTCGGGGCACCCCCTGGTGCTGAGCCTGCGGGACCTGGCGGCCTGGTGCTACCCCTGCGGGGGCTACGTCACACACCCC gtgctgctccccaccaagacCTTCATCTACCGCCTCAAATTCGGCTCTGACCCCCCCACCTCGTCCTTCTGA
- the HDAC6 gene encoding histone deacetylase 6 isoform X2: MGVVGGRGSRQRAWVGWAWLKGLLWDGRVLRARRGLKFFPEMGVDERGLRAGRGLRVSPGGRGPVGVSDAGPAQGRAGRRLPQQGALFQARRRGRARGRRAGLEAELQQLDLGAEAAAPTGTGLVSDGGNRAERGDSRPPWDLVLEGLVQRCVPVQCRPATDEELLLVHSPSFVAQLESPDSPPQGGSGPRWAVGAALALLEQVLGGTLRNGVALMSVLIVDWSPQPGRSLPRLFQEDPSVLYFGAQRGREPPPSTGHGPGEGFSVELRWEQPGVTDGDYAAAAFHVLLPIAFQFQPELVLVEASLEDLGGSLGVSPSGFSLLTHLLSALGRGRLLLLLQRPGQHCPHPERPPAVLGLPAEHRPPYWITAILIPLRDTPLDTPKLLPDIPKTPHGSSNPLGDPSDPQEPPPRTPKIFWGNPKIGWESTLRCPSCTEVEEEEEEEEEEKEEEEGEAEAGEEEEEDEEEKEELEGDGPPPETPPEPPPRARVGLVYDPRMEEHRNTWDSHHPECPQRLARVLQRLQELGLAQRCLRVPARLASPQQLRACHTRAHVRALSRTPVLSPRELRALSQRYNSVYLCPKSYTCARLAAGGACSAVGAVLGGQVRSALAVLRPPGHHARPSSAGGFCLFNNVGVAARHAQSLAGSPLRVLILDWDVHHGNGTQEIFEEDPSVLYMSLHRHDGSFFPGGAGGSPRRRGRGPGTGFTLNVGWGGPRVGDPEYLAALTRLLLPVACQFGPELVLVSAGFDAGRGDPLGGCLVSPQTFGLMTHLLGGLAGGRLVLVLEGGYNLAVTAEGVGQCLGVLLGDPPTLPPPGTPQPAALRALSRTLRAQRGSWSCLQLPHAEPPQESPKEGAGSDDVTSTTGDVTGSADLDSAIHRLGALQLGDAPGAEPPPGPAPTAAAAAAPCWEEEEELEEGALYAVTPLLECPHLGAVAPPPPGGALGTVLPPPCGTCGSRRENWLCLSCHQVQCGRYVGGHMVEHGDASGHPLVLSLRDLAAWCYPCGGYVTHPVLLPTKTFIYRLKFGSDPPTSSF; encoded by the exons ATGGGTGTGGTCGGTGGGCGAGGCTCACGCCAGAGGGCTTGGGTTGGGTGGGCGTGGCTTAAAGGGTTATTGTGGGATGGGCGTGTTTTGCGGGCTAGGCGTGGCCTAAAGTTTTTTCCCGAAATGGGCGTGGACGAAAGGGGTTTGCGTGCTGGGCGTGGCCTAAGGGTTTCACCGGGTGGGCGTGGCCCTGTGGGCGTGTCTGACGCAGGCCCCGCCCAGGGCCGCGCTGGGCGGCGGCTCCCCCAGCAGGGGGCGCTGTTCCAGGCGCGGAGGCGCGGGCGCGCACGGGGCCGGAGGGCGGGGCTGGAGGCGGAGCTTCAGCAGCTG GATTTGGGGGCAGAGGCCGCAGCTCCCACTGGGACAGGACTGGTCAGTGATGGAGGGAACAGAGCCGAGCGTGGGGACAGCCG ccccccatGGGATCTGGTGCTGGAGGGGCTGGTCCAGCGCTGCGTCCCTGTGCAG TGCCGCCCAGCCACTGacgaggagctgctgctggtgcacaG CCCCTCATTTGTGGCACAGCTGGAGTCCCCTGACAGCCCCCCACAG GGGGGGTCGGGACCCCGCTGGGCCGTGGGGGCAGcgctggcactgctggagcaggtgCTAGGGGGGACCCTGCGCAATGGGGTGGCCCTGATGAG tGTCCTGATTGTGGATTGGAGCCCCCAGCCTGGCCGGAGCCTCCCCCGGCTGTTCCAGGAAGATCCCAG CGTTCTGTACTTTGGGGcgcagcggggccgggagccCCCCCCGAGCACCGGGCACGGCCCTGGAGAGGGGTTCAGCGTGGAGCTGCGCTGGGAGCAG CCTGGTGTCACTGATGGTGATTACGCCGCCGCCGCCTTCCACGTCCTTCTGCCCATCGCCTtccag TTCCAGCCCGAGCTCGTCCTGGTCGAGGCTTCgctggaggatttgggg gggtccctgggggtcTCCCCTTCCGGGTTCTCTCTCCTGACCCACCTGCTCTCGGCCCTGGGGAGGGgacggctgctgctgctgctgcag CGGCCTGGCCAGCATTGCCCGCACCCTGAGCGTCCACCAGCAGTACTGGGGCTGCCTGCAGAGCATCG GCCGCCATATTGGATTACCGCCATCTTGATTCCTCTCAGGGACACCCCCCTGGACACCCCAAAACTCCTCCCAGACATCCCAAAAACCCCTCATGGATCCTCAAACCCCCTTGGCGACCCCTCAGACCCTCAGGAACCCCCCCCAAGGACCCCAAAAATCTTCtgggggaaccccaaaattgggTGGGAGTCAACCCTGAGGTGCCCCTCCTGCACAGAGgtcgaggaggaggaggaagaggaggaggaagagaaggaggaggaggaaggagaggcagaagcaggggaggaagaagaagaggatgaggaggaaaaggaggagctggagggggaTGGGCCCCCCCCAGAGACCCCCCCGGAGCCACCACCTAGAGCCCGAGTGGGGCTGGTCTATGACCCACGGATGGAGGAGCACAggaacacctgggacag CCACCACCCCGAGTGCCCGCAGCGCCTGGCGCGGGTGCTGCAGcgcctgcaggagctggggctcgCCCAGCGCTGCCTCCGGGTGCCCGCCCGGCTCGCCAGCCCCCAGCAGCTCCGAGCCTGCCACAC ccgtgcccacGTGCGGGCTCTGTCCCGGACCCCGGTGCTGTCCCCACGGGAGCTGCGGGCGCTGTCCCAGCGCTACAACAGCGTTTACCTGTGCCCGAAATCCTACACCTGTGCCCGCCTGGCCGCGGGCGGggcctgctctgctgtgggggcCGTGCTGGGGGGCCAG GTGCGCTCGGCTCTGGCCGTTCTGCGCCCCCCCGGCCACCACGCCCGCCCGAGCTCTGCCGGGGGCTTCTGCCTCTTCAACAACGTGGGGGTGGCTGCACGCCATGCCCAGAGCCTGGCGGGGTCCCCCCTCAG gGTGCTGATCCTGGACTGGGACGTTCACCACGGCAATGGTACCCAGGAGATCTTCGAGGAGGACCCCag TGTCCTGTACATGTCCCTGCACCGCCATGATGGCTCCTTCTTCCCGGGGGGGGCCGGGGGGTCCCCGCGGCGCCGGGGGAGGGGTCCCGGCACCGGCTTCACCCTGAACGTGGGCTGGGGGGGGCCCCGCGTGGGGGACCCCGAGTACCTGGCAGCCCTGACCCGACTGCTGCTGCCCGTGGCCTGCCAG TTTGGGCCGGAGCTGGTGCTGGTGTCGGCCGGGTTCGACGCGGGTCGGGGGGACCCCCTGGGGGGGTGCCTGGTCTCCCCCCAGACCTTCGGCCTCATGACCCATCTGCTGGGGGGGCTGGCGGGGGGGCGGCTCGTGCTCGTGCTCGAG GGCGGGTACAACCTGGCGGTGACGGCCGAGGGGGTggggcagtgcctgggggtccTGCTCGGGGACCCCCCCACGCTGcccccccccgggaccccccagcCCGCGGCACTCCGGGCCCTGAGCCGCACCCTGCGAGCCCAGCggggctcctggagctgcctgcagctgcctcacg cTGAGCCCCCACAGGAGTCTCCCAAAGAGGGGGCGGGCAGCGATGACGTCACATCCACCACCGGTGACGTCACAGGGTCAGCCGACTTGGACTCCGCCATTCACCGCTTGGGGGCGCTGCAGCTCGGGGACGCCCCGGGGGCGGAGCCTCCACCAGGCCCCGCCCCCACAGCAGCGGCCGCGGCCGCCCcctgctgggaggaggaggaggagctggaggag GGGGCGCTGTACGCCGTGACACCTCTCCTGGAGTGTCCCCACCTGGGGGCTGtggccccgcccccccccgggGGGGCCCTCGGGACCGTCCTGCCCCCCCCCTGCGGGACCTGCGGGAGCCGCCGTGAGAACTGGCTGTGCCTGAGCTGCCACCAg GTGCAGTGTGGGCGCTATGTTGGGGGGCACATGGTGGAACACGGCGACGCCTCGGGGCACCCCCTGGTGCTGAGCCTGCGGGACCTGGCGGCCTGGTGCTACCCCTGCGGGGGCTACGTCACACACCCC gtgctgctccccaccaagacCTTCATCTACCGCCTCAAATTCGGCTCTGACCCCCCCACCTCGTCCTTCTGA
- the HDAC6 gene encoding histone deacetylase 6 isoform X1, translating into MGVVGGRGSRQRAWVGWAWLKGLLWDGRVLRARRGLKFFPEMGVDERGLRAGRGLRVSPGGRGPVGVSDAGPAQGRAGRRLPQQGALFQARRRGRARGRRAGLEAELQQLDLGAEAAAPTGTGLVSDGGNRAERGDSRPPWDLVLEGLVQRCVPVQCRPATDEELLLVHSPSFVAQLESPDSPPQGGSGPRWAVGAALALLEQVLGGTLRNGVALMSPQDPQDPPEPTAVAARVAQKHLGVQRVLIVDWSPQPGRSLPRLFQEDPSVLYFGAQRGREPPPSTGHGPGEGFSVELRWEQPGVTDGDYAAAAFHVLLPIAFQFQPELVLVEASLEDLGGSLGVSPSGFSLLTHLLSALGRGRLLLLLQRPGQHCPHPERPPAVLGLPAEHRPPYWITAILIPLRDTPLDTPKLLPDIPKTPHGSSNPLGDPSDPQEPPPRTPKIFWGNPKIGWESTLRCPSCTEVEEEEEEEEEEKEEEEGEAEAGEEEEEDEEEKEELEGDGPPPETPPEPPPRARVGLVYDPRMEEHRNTWDSHHPECPQRLARVLQRLQELGLAQRCLRVPARLASPQQLRACHTRAHVRALSRTPVLSPRELRALSQRYNSVYLCPKSYTCARLAAGGACSAVGAVLGGQVRSALAVLRPPGHHARPSSAGGFCLFNNVGVAARHAQSLAGSPLRVLILDWDVHHGNGTQEIFEEDPSVLYMSLHRHDGSFFPGGAGGSPRRRGRGPGTGFTLNVGWGGPRVGDPEYLAALTRLLLPVACQFGPELVLVSAGFDAGRGDPLGGCLVSPQTFGLMTHLLGGLAGGRLVLVLEGGYNLAVTAEGVGQCLGVLLGDPPTLPPPGTPQPAALRALSRTLRAQRGSWSCLQLPHAEPPQESPKEGAGSDDVTSTTGDVTGSADLDSAIHRLGALQLGDAPGAEPPPGPAPTAAAAAAPCWEEEEELEEGALYAVTPLLECPHLGAVAPPPPGGALGTVLPPPCGTCGSRRENWLCLSCHQVQCGRYVGGHMVEHGDASGHPLVLSLRDLAAWCYPCGGYVTHPVLLPTKTFIYRLKFGSDPPTSSF; encoded by the exons ATGGGTGTGGTCGGTGGGCGAGGCTCACGCCAGAGGGCTTGGGTTGGGTGGGCGTGGCTTAAAGGGTTATTGTGGGATGGGCGTGTTTTGCGGGCTAGGCGTGGCCTAAAGTTTTTTCCCGAAATGGGCGTGGACGAAAGGGGTTTGCGTGCTGGGCGTGGCCTAAGGGTTTCACCGGGTGGGCGTGGCCCTGTGGGCGTGTCTGACGCAGGCCCCGCCCAGGGCCGCGCTGGGCGGCGGCTCCCCCAGCAGGGGGCGCTGTTCCAGGCGCGGAGGCGCGGGCGCGCACGGGGCCGGAGGGCGGGGCTGGAGGCGGAGCTTCAGCAGCTG GATTTGGGGGCAGAGGCCGCAGCTCCCACTGGGACAGGACTGGTCAGTGATGGAGGGAACAGAGCCGAGCGTGGGGACAGCCG ccccccatGGGATCTGGTGCTGGAGGGGCTGGTCCAGCGCTGCGTCCCTGTGCAG TGCCGCCCAGCCACTGacgaggagctgctgctggtgcacaG CCCCTCATTTGTGGCACAGCTGGAGTCCCCTGACAGCCCCCCACAG GGGGGGTCGGGACCCCGCTGGGCCGTGGGGGCAGcgctggcactgctggagcaggtgCTAGGGGGGACCCTGCGCAATGGGGTGGCCCTGATGAG cccccaggacccccaggacccccctgAGCCCACGGCCGTGGCTGCCCGGGTGGCCCAGAAACATCTGGGGGTGCAGCG tGTCCTGATTGTGGATTGGAGCCCCCAGCCTGGCCGGAGCCTCCCCCGGCTGTTCCAGGAAGATCCCAG CGTTCTGTACTTTGGGGcgcagcggggccgggagccCCCCCCGAGCACCGGGCACGGCCCTGGAGAGGGGTTCAGCGTGGAGCTGCGCTGGGAGCAG CCTGGTGTCACTGATGGTGATTACGCCGCCGCCGCCTTCCACGTCCTTCTGCCCATCGCCTtccag TTCCAGCCCGAGCTCGTCCTGGTCGAGGCTTCgctggaggatttgggg gggtccctgggggtcTCCCCTTCCGGGTTCTCTCTCCTGACCCACCTGCTCTCGGCCCTGGGGAGGGgacggctgctgctgctgctgcag CGGCCTGGCCAGCATTGCCCGCACCCTGAGCGTCCACCAGCAGTACTGGGGCTGCCTGCAGAGCATCG GCCGCCATATTGGATTACCGCCATCTTGATTCCTCTCAGGGACACCCCCCTGGACACCCCAAAACTCCTCCCAGACATCCCAAAAACCCCTCATGGATCCTCAAACCCCCTTGGCGACCCCTCAGACCCTCAGGAACCCCCCCCAAGGACCCCAAAAATCTTCtgggggaaccccaaaattgggTGGGAGTCAACCCTGAGGTGCCCCTCCTGCACAGAGgtcgaggaggaggaggaagaggaggaggaagagaaggaggaggaggaaggagaggcagaagcaggggaggaagaagaagaggatgaggaggaaaaggaggagctggagggggaTGGGCCCCCCCCAGAGACCCCCCCGGAGCCACCACCTAGAGCCCGAGTGGGGCTGGTCTATGACCCACGGATGGAGGAGCACAggaacacctgggacag CCACCACCCCGAGTGCCCGCAGCGCCTGGCGCGGGTGCTGCAGcgcctgcaggagctggggctcgCCCAGCGCTGCCTCCGGGTGCCCGCCCGGCTCGCCAGCCCCCAGCAGCTCCGAGCCTGCCACAC ccgtgcccacGTGCGGGCTCTGTCCCGGACCCCGGTGCTGTCCCCACGGGAGCTGCGGGCGCTGTCCCAGCGCTACAACAGCGTTTACCTGTGCCCGAAATCCTACACCTGTGCCCGCCTGGCCGCGGGCGGggcctgctctgctgtgggggcCGTGCTGGGGGGCCAG GTGCGCTCGGCTCTGGCCGTTCTGCGCCCCCCCGGCCACCACGCCCGCCCGAGCTCTGCCGGGGGCTTCTGCCTCTTCAACAACGTGGGGGTGGCTGCACGCCATGCCCAGAGCCTGGCGGGGTCCCCCCTCAG gGTGCTGATCCTGGACTGGGACGTTCACCACGGCAATGGTACCCAGGAGATCTTCGAGGAGGACCCCag TGTCCTGTACATGTCCCTGCACCGCCATGATGGCTCCTTCTTCCCGGGGGGGGCCGGGGGGTCCCCGCGGCGCCGGGGGAGGGGTCCCGGCACCGGCTTCACCCTGAACGTGGGCTGGGGGGGGCCCCGCGTGGGGGACCCCGAGTACCTGGCAGCCCTGACCCGACTGCTGCTGCCCGTGGCCTGCCAG TTTGGGCCGGAGCTGGTGCTGGTGTCGGCCGGGTTCGACGCGGGTCGGGGGGACCCCCTGGGGGGGTGCCTGGTCTCCCCCCAGACCTTCGGCCTCATGACCCATCTGCTGGGGGGGCTGGCGGGGGGGCGGCTCGTGCTCGTGCTCGAG GGCGGGTACAACCTGGCGGTGACGGCCGAGGGGGTggggcagtgcctgggggtccTGCTCGGGGACCCCCCCACGCTGcccccccccgggaccccccagcCCGCGGCACTCCGGGCCCTGAGCCGCACCCTGCGAGCCCAGCggggctcctggagctgcctgcagctgcctcacg cTGAGCCCCCACAGGAGTCTCCCAAAGAGGGGGCGGGCAGCGATGACGTCACATCCACCACCGGTGACGTCACAGGGTCAGCCGACTTGGACTCCGCCATTCACCGCTTGGGGGCGCTGCAGCTCGGGGACGCCCCGGGGGCGGAGCCTCCACCAGGCCCCGCCCCCACAGCAGCGGCCGCGGCCGCCCcctgctgggaggaggaggaggagctggaggag GGGGCGCTGTACGCCGTGACACCTCTCCTGGAGTGTCCCCACCTGGGGGCTGtggccccgcccccccccgggGGGGCCCTCGGGACCGTCCTGCCCCCCCCCTGCGGGACCTGCGGGAGCCGCCGTGAGAACTGGCTGTGCCTGAGCTGCCACCAg GTGCAGTGTGGGCGCTATGTTGGGGGGCACATGGTGGAACACGGCGACGCCTCGGGGCACCCCCTGGTGCTGAGCCTGCGGGACCTGGCGGCCTGGTGCTACCCCTGCGGGGGCTACGTCACACACCCC gtgctgctccccaccaagacCTTCATCTACCGCCTCAAATTCGGCTCTGACCCCCCCACCTCGTCCTTCTGA